In the Chloroflexota bacterium genome, one interval contains:
- a CDS encoding AIR carboxylase family protein, protein MEPLVPIILGSSADLERGREIAEILRRFGVSSKIHIASVHKTAAHLLAMLRDYEQANKSIVYIAVAGLSNALAGMIDGHSLAPVISCPPYGERYAGLDIFSSLRMPSGIACVTVLEPEAAALAAIKILSLQDEGLRTKLRGYKQGLADEVIAADQEVGGR, encoded by the coding sequence GTGGAACCTTTGGTGCCAATTATTTTGGGCTCCTCTGCGGATTTGGAGCGAGGTCGGGAGATAGCTGAGATCTTGCGTCGCTTTGGTGTGTCCTCCAAGATTCACATTGCCTCAGTGCATAAAACAGCTGCTCATCTCCTGGCTATGCTCCGCGATTATGAGCAGGCGAACAAAAGTATAGTTTATATTGCCGTTGCTGGGTTATCTAACGCCTTAGCCGGGATGATCGATGGGCACAGCTTGGCGCCAGTCATCAGCTGTCCTCCCTATGGGGAACGTTATGCCGGGTTGGATATATTTTCTTCGCTGCGGATGCCCAGTGGGATAGCCTGTGTCACTGTATTGGAACCAGAGGCGGCGGCACTAGCAGCGATTAAGATTCTCAGTCTACAGGATGAGGGCTTGCGCACGAAATTGAGGGGATATAAACAGGGACTGGCCGATGAAGTCATCGCTGCTGACCAGGAGGTGGGCGGCCGCTAA
- the purB gene encoding adenylosuccinate lyase, whose protein sequence is MTTYNFATYLSPFTWRYGSEEMRHLWSEGYFRCLLRRIWVALAEVQAEVGLVSPAELADLRAHADQIDVQRALEIEERVQHDLVAELRTFAEQSPLGGGRLHMGATSADISDNAEMLRIREALGLIERRLAALLKTFLARIEGYKAVVCMGYTHLQPAEPTTIGYRLAVYGQELLADLEELWATRAMVKGKGLKGAVGTSSAYTRLLEERGMSAAEMEKKVMAKLGLPYVLVATQVYPRKFDWLVLNVLASIAESLHKFAFDLRLLQSAGFGEMAEPFGREQVGSSTMAFKRNPVISERICSLARFIRGLPQVAWDNAANSLLERTLDDSANRRLLLPEGFLATDELLLLAQKVIEGLVIYEEQLKRNLDAYGPFISTEALLMELVKAGADRQEMHELIRQYAMQAWQAVWKGEPNPLPALLSQEPRIAAHVPQPLLARLLDTATYIGDVMDRCERFIAQARQTLATAS, encoded by the coding sequence ATGACCACTTACAACTTCGCCACTTATCTCTCCCCCTTCACCTGGCGCTACGGTAGTGAGGAGATGCGCCATCTGTGGTCAGAGGGGTATTTCCGGTGCCTTCTCCGTCGTATCTGGGTCGCCCTGGCTGAGGTGCAGGCCGAGGTGGGGCTGGTTTCTCCAGCGGAGCTGGCTGACCTGCGGGCTCACGCTGACCAGATCGATGTACAGCGAGCCCTTGAGATCGAAGAGAGGGTACAGCACGATCTGGTAGCCGAGCTGAGGACCTTCGCCGAGCAATCCCCCCTCGGCGGTGGCCGTCTCCATATGGGAGCTACTTCGGCTGATATCTCAGACAACGCCGAGATGCTGCGGATAAGAGAGGCTCTGGGGCTCATCGAAAGGCGTCTCGCTGCCCTCCTGAAGACCTTCCTGGCCAGGATCGAGGGGTACAAGGCTGTCGTTTGTATGGGCTATACCCACCTTCAGCCCGCCGAACCGACTACCATCGGCTATCGCCTGGCTGTCTATGGTCAGGAACTTTTGGCCGATTTGGAGGAGTTATGGGCCACCAGGGCGATGGTCAAGGGTAAGGGGCTTAAGGGGGCCGTCGGCACATCGTCTGCTTATACCCGTTTGCTTGAGGAGCGGGGGATGAGCGCCGCGGAGATGGAAAAGAAGGTCATGGCGAAATTAGGTCTTCCCTACGTCTTGGTCGCTACTCAGGTCTATCCCCGCAAGTTCGATTGGCTTGTGCTGAACGTCCTGGCTTCTATTGCTGAGTCCCTTCATAAGTTCGCCTTTGACCTGCGCCTCCTTCAGTCGGCAGGCTTTGGCGAAATGGCCGAACCATTTGGCCGGGAGCAGGTTGGTTCCTCAACGATGGCCTTCAAACGCAATCCCGTCATCTCCGAAAGAATCTGTTCGTTGGCCCGCTTCATACGCGGGCTACCGCAGGTGGCTTGGGACAATGCGGCTAACTCCCTTTTGGAACGTACCCTGGACGATTCGGCTAATCGTCGTCTGCTTCTGCCGGAGGGCTTCCTGGCCACAGATGAGCTTCTCCTTCTGGCTCAGAAGGTTATCGAGGGGTTGGTCATTTATGAGGAACAGCTGAAAAGGAATTTGGATGCTTACGGGCCCTTCATCAGTACAGAAGCGCTCCTTATGGAGCTGGTTAAGGCTGGGGCTGACCGACAGGAGATGCACGAGCTTATTCGCCAGTACGCTATGCAGGCCTGGCAAGCGGTTTGGAAGGGTGAGCCTAATCCTCTCCCCGCCTTGTTGAGCCAGGAACCGCGGATCGCTGCTCACGTCCCCCAACCGCTTCTGGCCAGGCTCCTGGATACGGCTACCTACATCGGTGATGTCATGGACCGTTGTGAGAGATTCATAGCGCAGGCGCGGCAAACGCTGGCCACCGCGTCCTAA
- a CDS encoding MFS transporter: MRRVLPVFTFAHFTLHVCMGILIPLLPLLRDHFQLDYFRAGLLFSAYSLVYGFAHVPIAAASDRWEMGKRTLISLGLLGVALTTFGIGLSIDYHQVLFLLAVMGFFGAAYHPLAASLLSQIAGRERTGRSLGIHIIGGSSSFLLTPIMAGSIASLAGWRPAFLILAAPAILASFLFWRLVRAPEEQVTRRAALADPGQHVQLREIVQMVGIIVAIAVITQAITSGVNSFLPLYLVDKHGVSPVYAGMIVGVVLGSGIVAGPLGGTLSDRFGRKPLIVLSVALTGPLLYLVTLSPYGPVLIVVMVLYGITSMVRMPVLESMIADIVPWEQRATFLSFYYFLVQETGGVVTPAVGYLIDQLSLDSVFAWLALVAIGSSGLAFLIRRKV; encoded by the coding sequence ATGAGACGCGTCTTGCCTGTCTTCACTTTTGCCCATTTCACCTTGCACGTGTGCATGGGTATCCTCATTCCCTTATTGCCCCTCCTCAGGGATCATTTCCAACTGGATTATTTTCGGGCTGGGCTACTCTTTTCGGCCTACAGCCTGGTGTATGGCTTTGCTCACGTGCCTATCGCTGCAGCCTCTGATCGCTGGGAGATGGGCAAAAGGACTCTCATCTCTCTCGGATTACTCGGTGTGGCCTTGACCACCTTCGGCATTGGTCTCTCCATAGACTATCATCAGGTGCTGTTTCTGCTGGCCGTTATGGGATTCTTTGGCGCTGCCTATCACCCCCTGGCTGCTTCCCTTCTCTCCCAGATTGCCGGCCGCGAGCGGACGGGTCGATCCCTGGGCATTCACATCATTGGTGGTTCCTCGAGCTTCTTGCTCACCCCCATCATGGCCGGATCGATCGCCAGCCTGGCCGGTTGGCGGCCTGCCTTTCTCATTCTGGCTGCACCGGCCATTCTTGCCTCCTTCCTTTTCTGGAGATTGGTGCGTGCGCCAGAGGAGCAAGTCACCCGGAGGGCAGCGCTGGCTGACCCAGGTCAACATGTCCAGCTTCGTGAGATAGTGCAGATGGTAGGCATCATTGTGGCTATAGCCGTGATCACGCAGGCTATCACCTCTGGGGTGAACTCTTTCTTGCCCCTCTATTTAGTGGATAAGCACGGTGTTTCCCCGGTTTACGCGGGTATGATCGTAGGGGTCGTCCTCGGCTCGGGCATCGTGGCCGGTCCATTGGGCGGCACGCTCTCGGACCGCTTCGGCCGCAAGCCCCTTATCGTCCTCTCCGTGGCCCTTACCGGTCCCCTATTATATTTGGTGACCCTCTCCCCGTATGGTCCTGTCCTGATTGTCGTGATGGTTCTCTACGGCATCACGTCTATGGTCAGGATGCCTGTCCTGGAATCGATGATCGCCGATATTGTGCCTTGGGAACAGCGGGCTACCTTTCTCAGCTTCTATTACTTTCTCGTGCAGGAGACGGGAGGCGTAGTCACGCCAGCCGTCGGTTATCTTATTGACCAGCTCAGCTTGGATAGCGTCTTCGCCTGGTTGGCCCTGGTAGCTATCGGGTCATCTGGCCTGGCCTTCCTTATCAGAAGAAAGGTGTGA